A window of the Mesorhizobium opportunistum WSM2075 genome harbors these coding sequences:
- a CDS encoding Mth938-like domain-containing protein, with product MVTGKGIVIREAHFPGRAPIEAYGNGGFRFADMSHRGSLLCLPSGIHGWEPADPSALTVADFDRLLAEADKVEILLVGMGRDLRPLPAALRAALKDAGIASEPMSTGAAVRTYNVLLAEDRAVAAALIAVD from the coding sequence GTGGTGACCGGCAAAGGCATCGTCATCCGCGAGGCGCATTTCCCTGGTCGCGCGCCGATCGAGGCCTACGGCAATGGCGGCTTCCGCTTTGCCGACATGTCGCATCGCGGCTCGCTCCTGTGCCTGCCGTCAGGAATCCATGGCTGGGAGCCGGCAGACCCCTCGGCGTTGACCGTGGCGGATTTCGACAGGCTGCTGGCCGAGGCGGACAAGGTCGAGATCCTGCTGGTCGGCATGGGCAGGGATTTGAGGCCATTGCCGGCGGCGCTGCGGGCGGCGCTGAAGGATGCCGGCATAGCCTCCGAGCCGATGTCGACGGGGGCTGCCGTGCGGACCTACAACGTGCTCCTGGCCGAGGACCGCGCCGTGGCCGCCGCGCTTATCGCCGTCGACTGA
- a CDS encoding phytoene/squalene synthase family protein has translation MSRNTEIVMDTVRAADHDRYLTALYAPADTRDALFSLYAFNAEIAGIRDRIHEPLPGEVRLQWWRDVVAAGGEAGAGHPVAEALNATIAAFKLPKLAFENMLEARIFDLYDDPMPSRTDLEGYCGETAAALIQLAAMVLDPVEAPRFAELAGRAGCAQAMTGLLLLLPLHRKRGQCFVPADILAAAGSSAEEFVAGDGGPGAQRAVAAMMALAREHLSAFEQDAAALPASLRPVFLPLALSRAYLGKMERSRQSPLDGVVRLSALRRHWLLLRRASKGWPAL, from the coding sequence ATGTCCCGGAACACCGAGATCGTCATGGACACGGTGCGCGCCGCCGACCACGATCGCTATCTCACCGCGCTCTATGCGCCGGCCGACACACGCGATGCGCTGTTTTCGCTCTATGCCTTCAATGCCGAAATTGCCGGCATCCGCGATCGCATCCACGAGCCGTTGCCCGGCGAGGTGCGGCTGCAATGGTGGCGCGATGTGGTAGCCGCCGGCGGCGAGGCGGGCGCGGGTCATCCGGTTGCCGAAGCCTTGAATGCCACCATCGCCGCGTTCAAATTGCCGAAACTTGCCTTCGAAAACATGCTCGAAGCCCGCATCTTCGATCTCTACGACGATCCGATGCCGTCGCGCACCGATCTGGAAGGTTATTGCGGCGAGACGGCAGCAGCACTCATCCAGCTTGCCGCGATGGTGCTCGATCCCGTCGAGGCGCCAAGGTTCGCCGAACTGGCGGGCAGGGCAGGCTGTGCCCAGGCAATGACCGGCCTGTTGCTTCTGCTGCCGCTGCACCGCAAGCGAGGGCAGTGTTTTGTCCCCGCCGACATCCTGGCGGCGGCGGGCTCATCGGCGGAGGAATTCGTTGCCGGCGATGGCGGACCTGGTGCGCAGCGCGCCGTGGCGGCGATGATGGCGCTGGCGCGCGAGCATCTTTCCGCCTTCGAGCAGGACGCCGCAGCGCTGCCGGCGTCCTTGCGCCCGGTATTCCTGCCGCTGGCGCTGTCGCGTGCCTATCTCGGCAAGATGGAACGGTCGCGCCAATCACCGCTCGATGGCGTCGTACGGCTGTCCGCCTTGCGCCGGCATTGGCTGCTGCTGCGTCGTGCAAGCAAGGGCTGGCCGGCACTTTGA
- a CDS encoding sterol desaturase family protein yields MDDYNFPQVTQLTIPFFVAAILIELWLVRTGRAKGSFETRDTLTSLMMGTGNVVAGLLLGVVSYWALLWLWQFHVFNLGLSVWVFLAAFLLDDLRYYVYHRIAHCVRWVWAEHVNHHSSQHYNLSTALRQSWTGLFTFMFVLQAPLVLLGFHPAVIAFTFGFNLVWQFWIHTETIGKMWGWFEFVFNTPSHHRVHHATNPRYLDANYAGTLIIWDRMFGTFVEELEEDRPRYGIVKNLGTFNPLKVAFHEWIGMFRDAFGPGLSIGDRLNYLIKPPGWSHDGSRDTSESLKAAYVRRNPSEAGKPGLPMAAGGPAE; encoded by the coding sequence ATGGACGACTACAATTTTCCGCAGGTCACGCAGCTGACGATTCCGTTCTTCGTCGCCGCCATCCTGATCGAGCTTTGGCTGGTGCGCACAGGCCGCGCCAAGGGCTCGTTCGAGACTCGCGACACGCTGACCAGTCTGATGATGGGCACCGGCAATGTTGTTGCCGGACTGCTGCTTGGCGTCGTCTCCTACTGGGCGCTGCTGTGGCTGTGGCAGTTCCACGTCTTCAACCTCGGCCTGTCGGTCTGGGTGTTCCTGGCCGCTTTCCTGCTCGATGATCTGCGCTACTACGTCTATCACCGCATCGCGCACTGTGTGCGCTGGGTGTGGGCCGAGCACGTCAACCATCACTCCAGCCAGCATTACAACCTGTCGACGGCGCTCAGGCAAAGCTGGACTGGCCTGTTCACCTTCATGTTCGTGCTGCAGGCGCCGCTGGTGCTGCTCGGCTTCCATCCGGCGGTGATTGCCTTCACCTTCGGCTTCAATCTGGTCTGGCAGTTCTGGATCCACACAGAGACCATTGGCAAGATGTGGGGCTGGTTCGAATTCGTCTTCAACACGCCTTCGCACCACCGCGTCCACCACGCCACCAATCCGCGCTATCTCGACGCCAACTATGCCGGCACGCTGATCATCTGGGACCGCATGTTCGGCACTTTCGTCGAAGAGCTGGAGGAGGACCGGCCGCGCTACGGCATCGTCAAGAATCTCGGCACCTTCAACCCGCTGAAAGTGGCTTTTCACGAGTGGATCGGCATGTTCAGGGACGCTTTTGGGCCAGGTCTTTCGATTGGCGATCGTCTGAATTATCTCATCAAGCCGCCGGGCTGGAGCCATGACGGTTCGCGCGATACGTCGGAGAGCCTGAAGGCGGCCTATGTCAGGCGAAATCCAAGCGAGGCGGGGAAGCCGGGGTTGCCGATGGCGGCAGGCGGGCCGGCCGAGTAG
- a CDS encoding type II toxin-antitoxin system RelE/ParE family toxin, with protein sequence MQRLAVVLSEEAIADLEAIAVYIFDSSGSETIANRFVDRIKNRCQGIGNAPRGGRPRDDIMPGLRAAPFEHSAAIVYVVNDDFVRIVNIFYGGRDYETLMRDGGSREPS encoded by the coding sequence ATACAGCGTCTCGCCGTCGTTCTTAGCGAAGAGGCGATTGCCGATCTCGAAGCGATTGCTGTCTACATCTTCGATAGCAGCGGAAGCGAGACCATCGCCAACCGTTTTGTCGATCGGATCAAAAATCGCTGCCAAGGCATCGGTAACGCCCCTCGCGGGGGTCGCCCCCGCGACGACATCATGCCGGGGCTACGTGCTGCCCCCTTCGAACATTCCGCCGCCATCGTCTATGTCGTGAATGACGATTTCGTCCGCATCGTCAACATCTTCTACGGCGGCCGTGACTATGAAACACTAATGCGCGATGGTGGTTCACGCGAGCCTTCGTAG
- a CDS encoding type II toxin-antitoxin system ParD family antitoxin, whose product MESAEKLSVTVTPAMARMIREKVEDGSFGSASEVIRAALRAFQREEEEHAERMASIRARVKASIEDTRPAVPLENAIERVKSRISQLARDTDNTASRRRS is encoded by the coding sequence ATGGAATCCGCCGAGAAACTGTCTGTCACCGTCACGCCCGCAATGGCGCGCATGATCCGCGAGAAAGTCGAGGATGGTTCCTTCGGCTCCGCGAGCGAAGTGATCCGCGCGGCGCTGCGCGCCTTCCAGCGCGAAGAGGAAGAGCATGCCGAACGGATGGCGTCGATCCGGGCGCGGGTGAAGGCGTCGATCGAGGATACGAGGCCCGCCGTTCCACTCGAAAATGCAATTGAAAGAGTAAAGAGCCGCATTTCGCAACTCGCGCGAGACACCGATAATACAGCGTCTCGCCGTCGTTCTTAG
- the trmFO gene encoding methylenetetrahydrofolate--tRNA-(uracil(54)-C(5))-methyltransferase (FADH(2)-oxidizing) TrmFO, with product MSKNPIHIIGGGLAGSEAAWQAAQAGVPVILHEMRPVRGTDAHKTDGLAELVCSNSFRSDDAENNAVGLLHAEMRLAGSLIMGAGDANQVPAGGALAVDRDGFSDAVTKKLEAHPLITIQREEMPGLPPADWDQAIIATGPLTAPSLAQSIAEVTGADALAFFDAIAPIIHFDTIDMDICWFQSRYDKVGPGGTGKDYINCPMDKDQYLAFVQALVDGQKTEFKQWEGTPYFDGCLPIEIMAERGVETLRYGPMKPMGLTNAHNPTVKAYAVVQLRQDNALGTLYNMVGFQTKLKHAEQVRVFRTIPGLENADFARLGGLHRNTYINSPTLLDASLQLKSRPGLRFAGQITGCEGYVESAAIGLLAGRFAAAERLGHATSLPPLTTAFGALLNHITGGHIVSEDEPGKRSFQPMNVNFGLFPPVEAAKIEGQRLRGKDKTVAKRHAITSRALGDCRQWLGLPSQAQAAE from the coding sequence ATGAGCAAAAATCCCATCCATATCATCGGCGGCGGTCTCGCCGGTTCCGAAGCCGCATGGCAGGCGGCGCAAGCCGGCGTACCGGTCATCCTGCATGAAATGCGGCCCGTTCGCGGCACTGACGCGCACAAGACCGATGGGCTGGCCGAACTCGTCTGTTCCAATTCCTTCCGCTCCGACGATGCCGAGAACAACGCCGTCGGCCTGCTGCATGCCGAGATGCGGCTGGCCGGTTCGCTGATCATGGGCGCCGGCGACGCCAATCAGGTGCCTGCGGGCGGCGCGCTGGCCGTCGACCGTGACGGTTTTTCCGACGCGGTGACGAAAAAGCTCGAAGCGCACCCGCTGATCACCATCCAGCGCGAGGAAATGCCGGGCCTGCCGCCGGCGGATTGGGACCAGGCAATCATCGCCACGGGCCCGCTGACCGCGCCGTCGCTTGCCCAGTCGATCGCGGAAGTGACCGGCGCCGATGCGCTCGCCTTCTTCGACGCCATCGCGCCGATCATCCATTTCGACACGATCGACATGGACATTTGCTGGTTCCAGTCGCGCTACGACAAGGTCGGCCCGGGCGGCACCGGCAAGGACTACATCAACTGTCCGATGGACAAGGACCAGTACCTCGCCTTCGTGCAAGCGCTGGTCGACGGCCAGAAGACCGAGTTCAAGCAATGGGAAGGCACGCCCTATTTCGATGGCTGCCTGCCGATCGAGATCATGGCCGAGCGTGGCGTCGAAACGCTGCGCTACGGCCCGATGAAGCCGATGGGCCTCACCAATGCCCACAATCCGACGGTGAAGGCCTATGCCGTGGTGCAGCTTCGCCAGGATAATGCGCTGGGCACGCTCTACAACATGGTCGGCTTCCAGACCAAGCTCAAGCATGCCGAGCAGGTGCGCGTCTTCCGCACCATTCCGGGCCTGGAAAACGCCGATTTTGCCCGCCTCGGCGGCCTGCACCGCAACACCTACATCAATTCGCCGACCCTGCTCGACGCCTCGCTGCAGCTGAAGTCGCGGCCTGGCCTGCGCTTCGCCGGCCAGATCACCGGCTGCGAAGGTTATGTCGAGAGCGCTGCGATCGGCCTGCTCGCTGGCCGCTTCGCCGCCGCGGAGCGGCTCGGCCATGCGACCTCGCTGCCGCCGCTAACCACGGCCTTCGGCGCGCTGCTCAACCACATCACCGGCGGCCACATCGTCTCCGAGGACGAGCCGGGCAAGCGGTCATTCCAGCCGATGAACGTCAATTTCGGCCTGTTCCCGCCGGTCGAAGCGGCGAAGATCGAAGGCCAACGCCTGCGCGGCAAGGACAAGACCGTTGCCAAGCGCCACGCTATTACCTCGCGCGCGCTGGGTGATTGCAGGCAATGGCTGGGCCTGCCCTCGCAAGCGCAAGCAGCCGAATAG
- a CDS encoding DUF1127 domain-containing protein, with product MNLIRNYRNWRVYRETVTELGRLSNRQLHDLGIVRDEIKIVARRAI from the coding sequence ATGAACCTGATCCGCAACTATCGTAACTGGCGCGTTTATCGCGAGACGGTTACCGAGCTGGGTCGCCTTTCGAACCGCCAGCTGCATGATCTCGGTATCGTCCGCGACGAAATCAAGATCGTCGCCCGCCGGGCGATCTAA
- a CDS encoding DUF1127 domain-containing protein, whose product MNLIRNYRNWRRYRDTVSELSRLSNRELTDLGISRSDIPYVARKAV is encoded by the coding sequence ATGAACTTGATCCGCAATTACCGCAACTGGCGCCGCTACAGGGACACCGTGTCCGAGCTGAGCCGCCTGAGCAACCGTGAACTGACCGACCTCGGCATCAGCCGCAGCGACATTCCTTACGTCGCCCGCAAGGCGGTCTAA
- a CDS encoding DUF2157 domain-containing protein, with protein sequence MAGYSSRVRSDIARWRQAGLIDAATADTLTRDVEANERNSLSFGSILAMMAALLFGAAILIFVAANWDAIPRLARVVALFAIILGGYVGGAVLKTRDHAAIGEALWIVAAAAFGGSIALIGQMYHLSGDEASALITWGAGTALAAVVLRSNPLTVAAVGIADAWLFLRGFDYFYRNEFPHAFVIMAAVLFAVSFWTRSQPARHLIVLSLLFYLVLLAMNHATLPVAIPLVIVSAVLFAAAVFAPEPVDRIVQLGGRLPLHALLGFLTGLAIIQFELADESTYNSGFAIASVVALAGIVAAIVLAGRESRGLRWLAYLGFAFELAIIYVVTLQSMLDTAGFFLAAAVLLGILATVIIRVEKRMKGPVTKGAMA encoded by the coding sequence ATGGCGGGCTATTCGTCACGAGTAAGGTCGGATATCGCGCGGTGGCGGCAGGCGGGCCTGATCGACGCGGCGACAGCCGATACGCTAACGCGTGATGTCGAGGCCAACGAGCGCAATTCGCTCAGTTTCGGTTCGATCCTAGCAATGATGGCCGCCTTGCTGTTCGGCGCCGCCATCCTGATCTTTGTCGCCGCCAACTGGGACGCGATCCCGCGGCTGGCGCGGGTTGTAGCCCTTTTCGCCATCATCCTTGGCGGTTATGTCGGCGGCGCCGTGCTGAAGACGCGCGACCATGCGGCAATCGGCGAGGCCCTGTGGATCGTGGCCGCCGCCGCTTTCGGCGGTTCGATCGCGCTGATCGGCCAAATGTATCATCTCTCGGGCGACGAGGCTTCCGCCCTGATCACGTGGGGCGCCGGCACGGCGCTCGCGGCGGTGGTACTGCGGTCGAACCCGCTAACGGTTGCCGCGGTCGGCATCGCCGATGCCTGGCTGTTCCTGAGAGGGTTCGACTATTTCTATCGCAATGAATTTCCGCACGCCTTCGTCATCATGGCGGCCGTGCTGTTTGCCGTCTCGTTCTGGACCCGCAGCCAGCCGGCACGCCATTTGATCGTCCTGTCTCTGCTCTTCTATCTCGTGCTGTTAGCGATGAACCACGCGACGCTGCCGGTGGCGATCCCCCTGGTCATTGTCTCTGCCGTGCTTTTCGCGGCTGCGGTGTTCGCACCGGAGCCGGTCGACAGGATCGTCCAGCTTGGCGGCCGCTTGCCTTTGCATGCACTGCTCGGCTTCCTCACCGGCCTCGCAATCATCCAGTTCGAACTGGCCGACGAGAGCACCTACAACAGCGGCTTTGCCATCGCTTCCGTCGTCGCGCTGGCCGGCATCGTCGCGGCGATCGTGCTGGCAGGACGGGAGAGCCGCGGCCTGCGCTGGCTTGCCTATCTCGGCTTCGCCTTCGAACTCGCCATCATCTATGTCGTGACCTTGCAGTCGATGCTCGACACCGCAGGCTTCTTCCTTGCCGCCGCCGTGCTGCTCGGCATCCTCGCGACCGTCATCATCCGCGTCGAAAAACGCATGAAGGGTCCAGTCACCAAGGGAGCGATGGCATGA
- a CDS encoding GDYXXLXY domain-containing protein, giving the protein MMTGKRLIISALVLALVQIGFLGWIIAGRAAILRNGKDVLLKIEPVDPRDLLRGDYIILGYEISRIPVKMIANIPAGKFSSDETPIVVRLRKGADGYWTPTTAWFGKAPTPAAADEADISGHVAEGWDLRGESATIAPDYGIERFYLPEGEGMAIQNDMRVRPFGIRLALASDGKAQIKALVDGDKTLFEEPLY; this is encoded by the coding sequence ATGATGACCGGAAAGCGGCTGATCATTTCGGCGCTGGTGCTGGCGCTCGTCCAGATAGGGTTCCTGGGTTGGATCATCGCCGGCCGGGCGGCGATCCTGCGCAACGGCAAGGACGTGCTGTTGAAGATCGAACCCGTCGATCCGCGCGACCTGCTGCGCGGCGACTATATCATCCTCGGCTACGAGATTTCGCGCATCCCGGTGAAAATGATCGCCAACATCCCGGCTGGCAAATTCTCCAGCGACGAAACGCCGATCGTGGTCCGCCTGAGGAAGGGGGCCGACGGCTATTGGACGCCAACCACCGCCTGGTTCGGCAAGGCGCCGACGCCGGCTGCTGCCGATGAGGCGGATATATCAGGGCATGTCGCCGAGGGCTGGGATCTTCGCGGGGAGAGCGCGACGATCGCACCGGACTACGGCATCGAGCGCTTCTACCTGCCCGAAGGCGAGGGGATGGCGATCCAGAACGACATGCGGGTGCGCCCGTTCGGGATCAGGCTTGCCCTTGCCAGCGACGGCAAGGCGCAGATCAAGGCGCTGGTCGATGGCGACAAGACGCTGTTCGAGGAGCCGCTGTATTAG
- the tig gene encoding trigger factor: MQVTETLNSGLKREIKITVPAGDMEAKLMARLSDARNKVRINGFRPGKVPVQHLRKVYGKSFMAEVVNEILNDSTRSIITGRGEKAAMQPEVIMTEDEKEAEKILAGGADFEFRLNYEVIPAIEIKDFSDIKVTRQVYDVPETEIDEQVKRVAESARSYEPKTGKAAEGDRVSIDYVGKIDGEAFAGGAGNDQPLVLGSKEFIPGFEDQLIGSKAGDEKQVTVTFPENYQAAHLAGKEATFDVTVKEVSKPGELEINDETAKNLGLDSLERLREIVRGQIENQFGSMTRQKVKRQLLDQLDAAYSFEAPSKLVEAEFNNIWAQVNRDLEAAGRTFADEETTEEEARAEYMRLAERRVRLGLVLAEIGEKAGVTVSDEELQRGLFEQVRRFPANQQQEAFEFYRNNPEALNALRAPMFEEKVVDHLLGQISVTDVKVSKEELMADDEEAETTTKAKPAKKAAAKKADDKKADAKSGDEAEEPKKKAAPKKKAAAKDAE, translated from the coding sequence ATGCAGGTCACCGAAACACTCAACTCCGGTCTCAAGCGCGAGATCAAGATCACCGTGCCGGCCGGTGACATGGAAGCCAAGCTGATGGCGCGGCTGTCGGACGCCCGCAACAAGGTCCGCATCAACGGCTTCCGGCCGGGCAAGGTGCCGGTGCAGCACCTGCGCAAGGTCTATGGCAAGTCGTTCATGGCCGAAGTGGTCAACGAGATCCTCAACGATTCGACACGGTCGATCATCACGGGCCGCGGCGAGAAGGCAGCCATGCAGCCCGAGGTCATCATGACCGAGGACGAGAAGGAGGCCGAGAAGATCCTGGCCGGTGGCGCCGACTTCGAATTCCGCCTCAACTACGAGGTCATTCCGGCGATCGAGATCAAGGATTTCTCCGACATCAAGGTAACGCGTCAGGTGTACGACGTGCCTGAAACCGAGATCGACGAGCAGGTCAAGCGGGTCGCCGAATCGGCACGCAGCTACGAGCCGAAGACCGGCAAGGCCGCCGAGGGCGACCGTGTGAGCATCGACTATGTCGGCAAGATCGACGGCGAGGCCTTTGCCGGCGGCGCAGGCAACGATCAGCCGCTGGTGCTGGGCTCCAAGGAATTCATTCCCGGCTTCGAGGATCAGCTCATCGGCAGCAAGGCCGGCGACGAAAAGCAGGTCACCGTGACCTTCCCCGAAAACTACCAGGCGGCGCATCTGGCAGGCAAGGAAGCCACCTTCGACGTCACCGTCAAGGAAGTGTCGAAGCCCGGCGAACTCGAAATCAACGACGAGACCGCCAAGAACCTTGGCCTGGATTCGCTGGAGCGCCTGCGTGAGATCGTGCGCGGCCAGATCGAGAACCAGTTCGGTTCGATGACGCGCCAGAAGGTCAAGCGCCAGTTGCTCGACCAACTCGACGCGGCCTATTCGTTCGAGGCACCGTCGAAGCTCGTCGAGGCCGAGTTCAACAACATCTGGGCGCAGGTCAACCGCGATCTGGAAGCGGCCGGCCGCACCTTCGCCGACGAAGAGACGACCGAGGAAGAGGCTCGCGCCGAATATATGCGCCTTGCCGAGCGCCGCGTGCGCCTTGGCCTGGTGCTGGCCGAGATCGGCGAGAAGGCTGGCGTCACCGTGTCGGACGAAGAGCTGCAGCGCGGCCTGTTCGAGCAGGTTCGCCGCTTCCCGGCCAACCAGCAGCAGGAAGCCTTCGAGTTCTACCGCAACAATCCCGAGGCGCTGAATGCGCTGCGGGCGCCGATGTTCGAGGAGAAGGTCGTCGACCACCTGCTCGGCCAGATCTCGGTCACCGACGTCAAGGTCAGCAAGGAAGAGCTGATGGCCGACGACGAGGAAGCGGAAACCACGACCAAGGCCAAGCCGGCCAAGAAAGCCGCAGCCAAGAAGGCCGACGACAAGAAGGCCGATGCCAAGTCTGGCGATGAGGCCGAAGAGCCGAAGAAGAAGGCTGCGCCTAAGAAGAAGGCGGCCGCCAAGGACGCCGAATAA
- a CDS encoding GntR family transcriptional regulator — translation MAGAAFRKPGVEIVPLSRETLQDRVYRHVTELILDGSIVPGEMVTVQSLADAFGVSPMPVREALRRLTAANALMVVSGRSIGIPALSRARLIDLRNVRFEIEAIAAAWAAERMDDRGIAQLGLHLNALEQANAAGDVKSYLRANYAFHFSIYRAAGSENILNIIENLWLQISPYFNMLHDSGNYSTANEHHQEMFAALRNRDVEAVRQAIRADIDAAFDVLVGLLK, via the coding sequence ATGGCCGGAGCGGCGTTCAGGAAGCCTGGTGTCGAGATCGTGCCCCTGTCCAGGGAAACACTGCAGGACAGGGTCTATCGCCATGTCACCGAATTGATCCTCGACGGCAGCATCGTGCCTGGCGAGATGGTGACCGTGCAAAGCCTGGCCGACGCCTTCGGGGTCAGTCCGATGCCGGTCAGGGAGGCCTTGCGGCGGCTGACGGCGGCCAACGCCTTGATGGTTGTTTCAGGCCGCTCGATCGGAATTCCCGCACTCAGCCGCGCACGCCTCATCGATCTCAGGAATGTCCGCTTCGAGATCGAAGCGATCGCCGCCGCGTGGGCGGCCGAGCGCATGGACGACCGGGGCATCGCCCAGCTCGGCCTGCACCTCAATGCGCTCGAACAGGCCAACGCGGCGGGAGACGTCAAATCCTATCTGCGCGCCAACTATGCCTTTCATTTCTCCATCTACCGGGCGGCGGGGTCCGAGAACATCCTCAACATCATCGAGAACCTGTGGCTGCAGATCAGCCCATATTTCAACATGCTGCATGATTCCGGAAACTACTCGACCGCCAACGAGCACCACCAGGAGATGTTCGCGGCCTTGCGCAACCGCGATGTCGAAGCCGTCCGCCAGGCGATCCGCGCCGACATCGACGCGGCCTTCGACGTCCTGGTCGGCCTGCTGAAATAG
- a CDS encoding sugar ABC transporter substrate-binding protein, protein MGIGLKVRRLTLLAGMAVCAFGMSAADAAQKHKIFLSMSYIGNDWQAEAANMVKAIAAHKSLADKVDLQVQVAGPNAQRQIQQINAMVQSGAEAIVVYPISPTALNQVVKNACDKGVKVFAYDAEITEPCAYNVHIDQLEAGRVTAEWLVKKLNGKGNIIAITGVPGTSVDDQRTKAAKEVFAKYPDIKIVGEAVGMWSQAVARTELSKILATRSWGDINGLWMQVGCFTANSMQLEAGKKDSELLPCAGEGSNGGRIQMLPEGTEVEGAAPPYAPAGAQRISYASPPYSGALALKLAVEAIEGKDVPKTTILPLPVVTNETIKLCNEGTWAEMKAGCNVFKPSLVSNPGWFASIFSDQTPEIGLNAALVGQPEN, encoded by the coding sequence ATGGGTATCGGATTGAAGGTCCGGCGGCTCACGCTGCTGGCAGGCATGGCTGTATGTGCTTTTGGCATGTCCGCGGCTGACGCGGCCCAGAAGCACAAGATCTTTCTCAGCATGAGTTACATCGGCAATGACTGGCAGGCGGAGGCAGCCAATATGGTCAAGGCCATCGCGGCCCACAAAAGCCTGGCCGACAAGGTCGACCTGCAGGTCCAGGTCGCAGGACCCAATGCGCAGCGCCAGATCCAGCAGATCAATGCCATGGTACAGAGCGGCGCCGAGGCGATCGTCGTGTATCCGATCTCGCCGACGGCGCTCAACCAGGTCGTCAAGAATGCCTGCGACAAGGGCGTGAAGGTCTTTGCCTATGACGCCGAGATCACCGAGCCTTGTGCCTACAATGTCCATATCGACCAGCTGGAAGCGGGCAGGGTGACCGCCGAATGGCTCGTCAAGAAGCTCAACGGCAAGGGCAACATCATCGCCATCACCGGTGTTCCCGGAACATCCGTGGACGACCAGCGCACCAAGGCCGCCAAGGAAGTCTTCGCCAAATATCCCGACATCAAGATCGTCGGCGAGGCTGTCGGCATGTGGAGCCAGGCGGTCGCTCGAACCGAACTGTCCAAGATCCTCGCCACGCGCAGTTGGGGCGACATCAACGGCCTGTGGATGCAGGTCGGCTGCTTCACCGCCAACTCCATGCAGCTCGAGGCCGGCAAGAAGGACAGCGAACTGCTGCCTTGCGCCGGCGAGGGCTCGAATGGCGGCCGCATCCAGATGCTGCCGGAGGGGACCGAGGTCGAAGGTGCCGCTCCTCCCTATGCACCGGCGGGCGCGCAACGCATTTCCTATGCCTCGCCGCCCTATTCCGGCGCGTTGGCGTTGAAGCTTGCCGTCGAGGCGATCGAGGGCAAGGACGTGCCGAAGACCACGATCCTGCCGTTGCCGGTCGTCACCAACGAGACGATCAAGCTGTGCAACGAGGGCACCTGGGCGGAGATGAAGGCCGGCTGCAACGTCTTCAAGCCGTCACTGGTTTCCAATCCCGGCTGGTTCGCTTCGATCTTTTCGGACCAGACGCCCGAGATCGGCCTCAACGCCGCCCTCGTCGGACAGCCCGAGAACTAG